GCGAAGCGAAGCATCTTCCGCCTCCTGGTGCGGTAGACCCCTCGCTCCGCTCGGGGTGACAAACACCGGGAAACTTAGTGCACAGACCACTAATAGAGTGTTGCATGGAAATCACGAGGTCCCGGCCCTCCCGAAGCGATCGGGTAGCGTCGGGCCTATCGGCCTCCAGCGGTAGAGACCGCCTGCCCGGTGAACTGCCCGACGAGCCGCCTGAGGGCGACTGGCTCGGCAGCGAAGGTGGCTGGCTCGCGCAAGTCAACCACGGTGCGCGAGTCGATTGCATAACGCAGTACGTTGTCGCTGTCAACATTACGGGCGAAGCTGGCGATTTCCAACATCTGCGAGCGGCTGAGATCAGTCGTGACATAGCCGCGCAGGGCGCGGGTGTAGTCATCGAGGCTGGTAAGCTGTTGCAGGAGCCCACGCTCGCGAATACGTTCAAAAATGGCCATCAACACCAGTTGCTGGCGCTGGTTGCGACCGAAGTCGCTGTCAGCGTGGCGTGTTCGGGCATAGATCAGGGCGCGTTTACCGTCGAACACCTGGCGCCCTGGCCGGAAGCGCACCTCAATCGTCCTGTAATCTTCGGTAGGGTAGGCCGGATCGTAGATCGCTTCGGGCACGTCCACGGTAATGCCGCCGAGCTGGTCAATGAGAGTTTCAAAGCCCTGGAAGTTGATTAACACGAAGTTGTCAACTCTGACATCGAGCAGCCGGCTGACGGTGGCCTTGACCAGACTGGCTCCGCCGCCGGGTCCGAACCGGGCCTCGCCGCGAGCATAGGCCGCATTGATGCGGCCCTCGCCGCCGGTGGGGTAGGTCACCCAGAGGTCACGAGGGATGGAGAGCATACTGACGCGCCCGCTATCGCGTTCGATGCGCACGAGCACGAGCGCGTCGGTGCGAGGCGGGGTGGTGTCGCCTGGCCGGGCGTCGGCGCCGAGGAGCAGGATGTTCAGCGTCTCCTGGCTGAGTTGCAGGGCGTTGTCGGCGGCTTCTGTGGAAACGGCAGATCCCGGAAGGTTCGTTTGTGCCGGCCCCGAGGCGAGCCGGCCAGTGTCGCCGGCCCCGGCATCGCGAGGGGATGCCTGAGATTCCAGCGGATTGACCGGCGTATCAGGGAAGGCGATGGCAGCAGGGGTGACGATCATGGAATCGATGTCTGCGAGAGCCTGTCGCCATTCCAGGGCGAGACGCAGCATCGTGGCTGTCACTATCAGGCTGATAAGCAGAAGGGCGCTAAACACGAGGCGCCGGGGTAATAGGGGCATACCTCCTGATCTCCACACCAAGGTTACAGGCATTGGCCCTACTATACCACAGAATAGTTACGGAGCAGTGTGGGGGGGCAACCCGGAGGGTTGCCCCCAGCTACGTTCCCAGCAGCCCCACGTCGCCGGTAGTGATCACGTGCGTGGTCCCCGTACCATCGCGCACATGCAGGGCGCCGGTCTCGTCAACGTCTTCAGCGCGACCGGTTATCAGGCCGCTGGGGGTTTCGACGCGCACTTCCCGGCCGAGGGTGAGCAGGCGGGCGCGCCAGGCTGCGAAGAGCGCGCTCGCGGCGCCGGCGCCAAGACGAGTGTACCAGTGATCAAGGCGACGCAGGAAGGCCCGCAGCAACTCCAGGCGCGCCACCGGCGCGCCAGCGGCGGCAGCGATGCTCGTAGCGGGGTAGCGCGACGCTTCGGGCGGCGGCGCGGCGCTCACGTTGACGCCGCAGCCGATAATCGCCCAATCGAGGCCCTGGGCGCCCAGACTGACTTCAAGCAAGATGCCGGCGGTTTTGCCCCAGCCGAGTTGCACCTTCGGGGCATCCTGGTTGTCGCCCGGAGGCGCCGGTGTTGTCACCGCGGCGCCGATGGGCAGCAGCACATCGTTGGGCCATTTAAGGGCCGGGCGGAGGGTGGTGACGGTCTCAATGGCCTCACAGAGGGCCACGGCGACCATCCACACCAGGCTGACGACCCGTTCGGGGGCCAGCCAGGAAGGGCGCAGCGCCAGCGAGGTCAGCAAGGCAGTGCCGGGGGGGGCGTCCCAGCGACGACCCAGGCGCCCGCGGCCGCTGGTCTGCACTTCGGCAATGATAAGGGCTGGCCCCAGGTCTTCAGGATTCAGGCGCAGCCATTCGCGCGCCAGGTCCATGGTGGAGCCGACTGTGTCGTAGCAGTGGACGCTGCTCGGCAGGGTCACAGTTCCCAGATCGCGCAGGATCAATTCTGGTGTGAGACGATCCATCGCCGTTCCTCCACAGTGTTGCCCCTGCGCGCAACCCGAAGGGTTACGCTGCCGTCCGTTCCAGAAACGGAGGTTCAGAAGACCTCAACCGCGAGGGCCACGGCTTCGCCGCCGCCGAGACAGAGAGAGGCGATGCCCCGCCGACCGCCGCGCTGGCGCAGCGCGTGGATCAGCGTGACCAGCACACGGGCGCCGCTGGCCCCGATCGGATGCCCGAGGGCGATGGCTCCGCCGTTGACATTGACCCGATCCACGTCCAGGTGTGCGGTGCGGATATTGGCTACTACCTGGGCCGCGAAGGCCTCGTTCAATTCAAACAGATCGTAATCATCTACGGTGGTGCCAGCGCGATCCATCAGACGCTGGATGGCCAGTGGGGGGGCGGTGAAGACCTCGCGTGGGGGGACGGCGGCCTGAGCGGCGTGTTCCACGCGGGCCAGGGGTGTCAGGCCCAGACGGGCGGCGCGGGCGCCGCTCATCAGCACCAGCGCCGCTGCGCCGTCGGTAATGCCAGGGGCGTTGCCCGCGGTGACGGTGCCGTTCTCTGCGAAGGCGGGGCGCAGCCGCGCCAGGGCCTGCAGTGAGGTGTCCCGCCGCGGGCATTCGTCGGTGTCTACGGTAAGCGTCTGGCCTTTGGCGTCGGGTACGGTGACGGGGACGATCTCATCGGCGAAACGTCCGCCGTCAATGGCGGCGATGGCCCGTTCGTGTGACTGGAGGGCGAAGGTGTCCTGCTGCTCGCGGGTGACCTTGAAGCTGCGGGCGATCCATTCGGCGGCATTGCCCATATGCTGATGTTCAAAGGCGCACCACAGGCCGTCGTGGACCATGGCGTCAATCAGTTCACCGTTGCCGAGACGATAGCCGTGGCGGGCGCCAGGCAGCAGGTAGGGGGTGTTGCTCATATGTTCCATACCGCCCGCCACGATCACCTCGGCCTCGCCTGCGCGGATCAACGCTGCGCCAAGCATGATCGCCTTGAGGCCGCTGCCGCAGACCTTGTTGACGGCGAAGGCGCTCACGCTGTCGGGCAGGCCGCCCTTGATCGCCGCCTGGCGCGCCGGCGCCTGGCCCAGCCCCGCGCTCACGACGTTGCCCATGATGCACTCGTCCACGCTGGCGGGGTCAATTCCCGCCCGGCTCACGGCCGCGCGCACCGCTGCGGCCCCCAGATCGGTCGCGCTGAGACTGGCGTATGCGCCATTAAACTTGCCAATCGGCGTGCGAGCCGCACCGACGATCACCACCTCTTCCATGCTGTCCTCCTTGACGGCCTGGCGCCTGTTAACCGGCTGTCTGCGGCGCGCAACCTGGAAGGTTGCCGTTCGCCGTTCAAGAACGTGCAAGATACAGCGCACAGTGATACCATTATACTTCGCTCTGCGCGGAACGATGCATCGCTAGCCCCTGCGGGTTGCGGGGTTCGCACTGGCAACGCCGGAGGAATATGCTATAGTAGACTGAGGGCCGCGAATCGGCCCGTCTATCGTGTATCGAGAGTGCCGGATGGTCTACAAGGAGGTAGCCATGCTTGTCGGCGAGCGGATGTCGCGCCCAATCATTACGGTTACACCGCAGACGACGGTGAACGATGCTCTGCACCTGATGCGCACCGAGCGCATCCGGCGCGCGCCGGTAGTCTCCCACGGCAAACTGGTGGGGATCGTTTCAATGAAGGATCTCCTCAATGCCTCGCCCTCGCAGGCGACGACCCTGAGCGTCTGGGAGTTGAACTACTTGCTCAGCAAGCTCACTGTCGAACAGATAATGACCCGTGAGGTTGTGACGATCACGGAAGACACGCCTATTGAGGAAGCAGCGCGGATCATGGTTGATCGGCGCGTCGGCGGGTTGCCGGTGATGCGCGGCGGTGAAGTGGTAGGGATCATCACTGAGACCGATCTCTTCAAGATTTTTCTTGAGTTAATGGGCGCGCGCGATGTCGGGGTGCGCTGTGAGGTGCGCGTGCTCGACGAGCCGGGCCAGCTTGCCCGCCTGACCCAGACTCTTGCCGGCGCCGGAGGCAATATCATCGCCCTTGGCACCTTCGCTGGCGATAGCCCCGGTCATAGCACCGTTACGTTCAAGGTCTCCGGTCTGACGCCCGACGAGGTGCGGGGGTTGATTACTCCAGTGGTTGAGCGGGTAGTGGACATTCGGGTGACGCATCCATAGCCGGTTGGCGAGGCGGCCTGCTTTCCCCACCCGTCCGGGTAGTCTGGCAACACGGGTTTCTGATATTTACCGCAGAGGGCGCGGAGGGTTGCAAACTCGATTCATTCTGGCCGCGTATCTGCCGTTGAAGCGGGTCAGAGCGTCGTTCACGGCATTGGTGACGGTCAGTATTGAGCCGAGTCTTGTCGCTTCGCCTACGCCTTTCACCCCCAGGGGTTGCGTGGCGTAGGCGTTTCGATCTCCGGGATGGCTTCGCTCGTTCGGTGTTCGTCCCGTCGTTGTGAGAAAAGCCGGGTTCCGATACCTCGGCGCGGAGGGTGGCGCCGTCTCCAACCCTCCGTAACTGCGGTAGAATGCGCTGGTGATACGGCGCCAGCAGCGTGTGTGGCGCGGGTTGCACCTGGCTACAGGTGAGAGCGATGTGTATGTCATACCAGCAAGAACTTCTGGGAAAGATTGCGGCGCGCAGCGCAGTCGTGGGTGTCATTGGAATGGGGTATGTCGGGATGCCGCTGGCGGTGCGGGCTGGCGCCCAGGGTTTCCGCGTCCTGGGCTTCGACGTGAACGCCGAACGGGTGGCTCAGATTAACGCCGGACAGAGCTATGTGGGCGACGTACCCGGGGCGGCCCTGGCCGATCTGCGGGCCAGCGGTCGCCTTGAGGCCACCACCGAGGTGGAGCGCATGGCCGCCTGCGATCTGCTGATCATCTGCGTGCCGACGCCGCTCAGCCAGACGCGCGACCCGGATCTGCGCCACGTCGAAAACGCCGCTGCGGCAATTGCCCGCAGCCTGCGCCCGGGCCAGCTCATTGTGCTCGAAAGCACCACCTATCCCGGCACGACCCGCGAAGTGGTGCAGCCGCGGCTCGACGCGCGGGGCCTTCGGGTGGGCCAGGACTACTTTCTGGCCTTCTCGCCCGAACGAATTGACCCGGGGCAGACCAGCAGCAAGGGTTATAGTGTCGAGAATACTCCCAGGGTGGTCGGCGGCGTCACGCCAGCCTGCACCGAACTGGCAGGGGCCTTCTATAGCCATATCACTAGTAAGGTGGTGCTGGTCTCGTCGCCAGATGCGGCAGAAATGACCAAACTCTTCGAGAATATCTTTCGGGCGGTGAACATCGCGCTGGTGAACGAACTGGCCCTGCTCTGCGACCGCATGGGTCTCGATGTCTGGGAAGTGGTTGAGGCCGCGGCCACCAAGCCCTACGGCTTTATGAAGTTTATGCCAGGACCGGGACTGGGTGGTCACTGCATTCCGATTGATCCCTACTATCTCACCTGGAAGGCCCGCGCCTACGACATGAACACGCGCTTCGTCGAACTGGCCGGCGAGATCAATACCCAGATGCCGCGCCACGTGCGCGATCTGATTGCGCGCGCGCTTAACCGCCAGCGCAAACCGCTTAACGGCTCGGTGGTAGTGCTGCTGGGGGTCGCCTACAAACCGGATGTGGACGACTACCGGGAGTCGCCAGCGCTCAAGATTATGGATCTGCTGGTTGCCGAGGGAGCGGTGGTGATCACCTGCGATCCCCACGTGCGGCGCTTCGAGACCCACGACGGGCGGCACTACGAGACCACGCCCCTTACGGACGAGATGCTGCGGTGCTGCGACTGCGCGGCGATTATCACCGCCCACAGCGCCTTTCCCTACCAGCAGATCGTTGAACTGGCGCCGGTGGTGGTGGATACGCGCAATGCCACCGCGCGCCTGCCGGCGGAGTTGCGGGCCCGGGTGGTGCGGTTATGAACCGATGCGCTTTTGTTGCCCTGGATGCAGCGGGGGCGGGTTCCGAACCCGCCCCTGCTTATTGTTATGCAGAGAGTGGCAGGGGCGAAGGCACAGCTCTCCCCGGTCCTCCTTCCAGGCGGGGAAGCGATCAGGGAGAGAAATACCCTCTCAAATCCTTCGATGTTCATCTCGGCTCCGGTACCGGGCGTTTGCTATGATGAGAACGCAGCCACATGTATGGGTTGCCCGGCAGCCATCTACCGACGAGGAGCCGTTATGCGCGTTGTACGTCTTGCAGTGGTTGGATTGCTCGCTCTCCTCATCGCCTGCACCGGCTCGGGTTCGACGACGGGCGGCGACGGCGCGCCAGCGAACGCTATTCGCATTTCCATCGCCTACAGTCCGGAGAAGGAAAAGTGGCTCA
The nucleotide sequence above comes from Chloroflexaceae bacterium. Encoded proteins:
- a CDS encoding LCP family protein is translated as MPLLPRRLVFSALLLISLIVTATMLRLALEWRQALADIDSMIVTPAAIAFPDTPVNPLESQASPRDAGAGDTGRLASGPAQTNLPGSAVSTEAADNALQLSQETLNILLLGADARPGDTTPPRTDALVLVRIERDSGRVSMLSIPRDLWVTYPTGGEGRINAAYARGEARFGPGGGASLVKATVSRLLDVRVDNFVLINFQGFETLIDQLGGITVDVPEAIYDPAYPTEDYRTIEVRFRPGRQVFDGKRALIYARTRHADSDFGRNQRQQLVLMAIFERIRERGLLQQLTSLDDYTRALRGYVTTDLSRSQMLEIASFARNVDSDNVLRYAIDSRTVVDLREPATFAAEPVALRRLVGQFTGQAVSTAGGR
- a CDS encoding biotin--[acetyl-CoA-carboxylase] ligase translates to MDRLTPELILRDLGTVTLPSSVHCYDTVGSTMDLAREWLRLNPEDLGPALIIAEVQTSGRGRLGRRWDAPPGTALLTSLALRPSWLAPERVVSLVWMVAVALCEAIETVTTLRPALKWPNDVLLPIGAAVTTPAPPGDNQDAPKVQLGWGKTAGILLEVSLGAQGLDWAIIGCGVNVSAAPPPEASRYPATSIAAAAGAPVARLELLRAFLRRLDHWYTRLGAGAASALFAAWRARLLTLGREVRVETPSGLITGRAEDVDETGALHVRDGTGTTHVITTGDVGLLGT
- a CDS encoding acetyl-CoA C-acetyltransferase, which translates into the protein MEEVVIVGAARTPIGKFNGAYASLSATDLGAAAVRAAVSRAGIDPASVDECIMGNVVSAGLGQAPARQAAIKGGLPDSVSAFAVNKVCGSGLKAIMLGAALIRAGEAEVIVAGGMEHMSNTPYLLPGARHGYRLGNGELIDAMVHDGLWCAFEHQHMGNAAEWIARSFKVTREQQDTFALQSHERAIAAIDGGRFADEIVPVTVPDAKGQTLTVDTDECPRRDTSLQALARLRPAFAENGTVTAGNAPGITDGAAALVLMSGARAARLGLTPLARVEHAAQAAVPPREVFTAPPLAIQRLMDRAGTTVDDYDLFELNEAFAAQVVANIRTAHLDVDRVNVNGGAIALGHPIGASGARVLVTLIHALRQRGGRRGIASLCLGGGEAVALAVEVF
- a CDS encoding CBS and ACT domain-containing protein, whose protein sequence is MLVGERMSRPIITVTPQTTVNDALHLMRTERIRRAPVVSHGKLVGIVSMKDLLNASPSQATTLSVWELNYLLSKLTVEQIMTREVVTITEDTPIEEAARIMVDRRVGGLPVMRGGEVVGIITETDLFKIFLELMGARDVGVRCEVRVLDEPGQLARLTQTLAGAGGNIIALGTFAGDSPGHSTVTFKVSGLTPDEVRGLITPVVERVVDIRVTHP
- a CDS encoding nucleotide sugar dehydrogenase, with the protein product MSYQQELLGKIAARSAVVGVIGMGYVGMPLAVRAGAQGFRVLGFDVNAERVAQINAGQSYVGDVPGAALADLRASGRLEATTEVERMAACDLLIICVPTPLSQTRDPDLRHVENAAAAIARSLRPGQLIVLESTTYPGTTREVVQPRLDARGLRVGQDYFLAFSPERIDPGQTSSKGYSVENTPRVVGGVTPACTELAGAFYSHITSKVVLVSSPDAAEMTKLFENIFRAVNIALVNELALLCDRMGLDVWEVVEAAATKPYGFMKFMPGPGLGGHCIPIDPYYLTWKARAYDMNTRFVELAGEINTQMPRHVRDLIARALNRQRKPLNGSVVVLLGVAYKPDVDDYRESPALKIMDLLVAEGAVVITCDPHVRRFETHDGRHYETTPLTDEMLRCCDCAAIITAHSAFPYQQIVELAPVVVDTRNATARLPAELRARVVRL